Proteins from one Amycolatopsis benzoatilytica AK 16/65 genomic window:
- the aceB gene encoding malate synthase A, with protein MADTLNTRIEVTGPVDGRFAEILTPAALDFVAKLDNTFAGRRRELLDERRRRRERLQSGEEHLDFLPQTQSIRADESWHIAPAAPGLEDRRVEITGPTDRKMTVNALNSGAKVWLADFEDATSPTWHNVVDGQLNLFDAIRRNIDFTTEAGKRYAIGDDPATIVARPRGWHLVEKHIRIDGRPVSASLVDFGLYFFHNARQLLARGSGPYFYLPKLESHLEARLWNDVFLLAQRELGIPRGTIRATVLIETITAAFEMDEILYELREHAAGLNAGRWDYIFSVIKNFSAHGADFVLPDRAQVTMTVPFMRAYTELLVRTCHRRGAHAIGGMAAFIPSKDPVTNENALEKVRQDKEREAGDGFDGSWVAHPGLVPVCREVFDNVLGGWPNQLGKLRDDVTVTAADLLDVASAGGEVTEAGVRANINVALRYVDSWLRGTGAAAIHNLMEDAATAEIARCQVWQWIRNGTKLEDGTALTHELAVEFLDDELAKVRADLGPSARLDDARAIFTETALGDKLPSFLTTGAYARYLTEAVR; from the coding sequence ATGGCTGACACGTTGAACACCCGCATCGAGGTCACCGGGCCCGTCGACGGCCGCTTCGCCGAGATCCTCACCCCGGCCGCACTGGACTTCGTAGCCAAGCTCGACAACACCTTCGCCGGACGCCGCCGCGAGCTCCTCGACGAGCGCCGCCGCCGCCGCGAACGTCTGCAGTCGGGTGAGGAGCACCTGGACTTCCTTCCGCAGACTCAGTCGATCCGAGCCGACGAGAGCTGGCACATCGCGCCCGCCGCGCCCGGTCTCGAGGACCGCCGCGTCGAAATCACCGGGCCGACCGACCGGAAGATGACCGTCAACGCGCTGAACTCCGGCGCGAAGGTCTGGCTGGCCGACTTCGAGGATGCGACGTCCCCGACCTGGCACAACGTCGTCGACGGGCAGCTGAACCTGTTCGACGCCATCCGCCGCAACATCGACTTCACGACCGAAGCAGGCAAGCGTTACGCGATCGGCGACGACCCGGCCACGATCGTCGCCCGCCCCCGCGGCTGGCACCTGGTGGAGAAGCACATCCGCATCGACGGCCGCCCGGTTTCGGCCAGCCTCGTGGACTTCGGCCTGTACTTCTTCCACAACGCACGCCAGCTCCTGGCGCGCGGCAGCGGCCCGTACTTCTACCTGCCGAAGCTGGAAAGCCACCTCGAAGCGCGGCTGTGGAACGACGTTTTCCTGCTGGCGCAGAGGGAACTCGGCATTCCGCGCGGCACCATCCGGGCGACCGTGCTGATCGAGACGATCACCGCGGCCTTCGAGATGGACGAGATCCTCTACGAACTGCGCGAGCACGCGGCCGGCCTGAACGCCGGACGCTGGGACTACATCTTCAGTGTCATCAAGAACTTCTCCGCCCACGGCGCCGATTTCGTTCTGCCGGACCGTGCCCAGGTGACGATGACGGTCCCGTTCATGCGCGCCTACACGGAATTGCTCGTCCGCACCTGCCACCGCCGCGGAGCGCACGCGATCGGCGGAATGGCCGCGTTCATCCCGAGCAAGGATCCGGTCACCAACGAGAACGCGCTGGAAAAGGTCCGCCAGGACAAGGAACGCGAAGCAGGCGACGGGTTCGACGGTTCCTGGGTCGCGCACCCCGGCCTGGTCCCGGTGTGCCGCGAGGTGTTCGACAACGTCCTCGGCGGCTGGCCGAACCAGCTCGGCAAGCTGCGCGATGACGTGACCGTCACCGCCGCGGACTTGCTCGACGTCGCGAGCGCCGGCGGCGAAGTGACCGAGGCGGGCGTGCGCGCGAACATCAACGTCGCCCTTCGCTACGTCGACTCCTGGCTGCGTGGCACCGGCGCTGCGGCGATCCACAACCTGATGGAAGACGCCGCGACGGCCGAAATCGCCCGCTGCCAGGTGTGGCAGTGGATCCGCAACGGCACGAAGCTCGAGGACGGCACCGCGCTGACTCATGAGCTTGCAGTCGAGTTCCTGGACGACGAGCTGGCGAAGGTCCGCGCGGACCTCGGCCCGTCGGCTCGCCTGGACGACGCCCGCGCGATCTTCACCGAGACCGCGCTCGGCGACAAACTGCCGAGCTTCCTCACGACGGGCGCCTATGCCCGCTACCTCACCGAGGCGGTGCGGTAA
- the aceA gene encoding isocitrate lyase — MTEQANQLEQAAAELAEQWKTDPRWAGVQRTYSAADVVKLRGSVVEEHTLARRGAEKLWELLHSEDYVHALGALTGNQAVQQVRAGLKAIYLSGWQVAADANLAGQTYPDQSLYPANSVPAVVRRINNALSRADQINWAEGNGDIDWFAPIVADAEAGFGGPLNAFELMKGMIAAGAAGVHWEDQLASEKKCGHLGGKVLIPTKQHERTLNAARLAADVLNVPSLVVARTDAQAATLLTSDVDERDRKYLTGGRTSEGFYEVSNGIEPCIDRGLAYAQYADLLWMETSTPDLEVARKYAEAIKAQYPDQMLAYNCSPSFNWKKHLDDDTIARFQRELGAMGYKFQFITLAGFHALNYSMFDLAHGYAREGMTAYVDLQEREFASEERGYTATKHQREVGTGWFDLVSTALNPESSTTALKGSTEEDQFH; from the coding sequence ATGACCGAGCAGGCCAATCAGCTCGAGCAGGCGGCGGCCGAGCTGGCCGAGCAGTGGAAGACCGACCCCCGCTGGGCGGGCGTCCAGCGGACCTACTCCGCCGCCGACGTGGTGAAGCTTCGCGGTTCGGTCGTCGAAGAGCACACCCTCGCGCGCCGCGGCGCCGAGAAGCTGTGGGAGCTGCTGCACAGCGAGGACTACGTCCACGCGCTGGGCGCGCTCACCGGCAACCAGGCCGTGCAGCAGGTGCGGGCCGGCCTCAAGGCCATCTACCTGTCCGGCTGGCAGGTCGCCGCCGACGCCAACCTGGCCGGCCAGACCTACCCGGACCAGAGCCTCTACCCGGCCAACTCGGTCCCGGCCGTGGTCCGCCGCATCAACAACGCGCTGAGCCGCGCGGACCAGATCAACTGGGCCGAGGGCAACGGCGACATCGACTGGTTCGCCCCGATCGTCGCCGACGCGGAAGCCGGCTTCGGCGGTCCGCTGAACGCGTTCGAGCTGATGAAGGGCATGATCGCGGCCGGTGCCGCGGGCGTGCACTGGGAAGACCAGCTCGCGTCCGAGAAGAAGTGCGGCCACCTCGGCGGCAAGGTCCTGATCCCGACCAAGCAGCACGAGCGCACTCTGAACGCCGCCCGCCTCGCCGCGGACGTGCTGAACGTGCCGAGCCTGGTCGTCGCCCGCACCGACGCACAGGCCGCGACCCTGCTGACCAGCGACGTCGACGAGCGTGACCGCAAGTACCTGACCGGCGGCCGTACCTCTGAGGGCTTCTACGAGGTCAGCAACGGCATCGAGCCGTGCATCGACCGCGGCCTGGCCTACGCGCAGTACGCCGACCTGCTGTGGATGGAAACCTCCACGCCGGACCTCGAGGTCGCCCGCAAGTACGCCGAGGCGATCAAGGCGCAGTACCCGGACCAGATGCTGGCCTACAACTGCTCGCCGTCGTTCAACTGGAAGAAGCACCTGGACGACGACACCATCGCGCGTTTCCAGCGCGAACTCGGCGCCATGGGCTACAAGTTCCAGTTCATCACGTTGGCCGGGTTCCACGCGCTGAACTACTCGATGTTCGACCTGGCGCACGGTTACGCCCGCGAGGGCATGACCGCCTACGTCGATCTGCAGGAGCGCGAGTTCGCTTCGGAGGAGCGCGGCTACACCGCGACGAAGCACCAGCGCGAGGTCGGCACCGGCTGGTTCGACCTGGTTTCCACCGCGCTGAACCCGGAGAGCTCGACCACCGCGCTCAAGGGTTCGACCGAAGAAGACCAGTTCCACTGA
- a CDS encoding short-chain fatty acyl-CoA regulator family protein has product MDKTFAGARLRHLRESRSMSQADLARVLEISPSYLNQIEHNSRPLTVPVLLRITQAFGVDTEFFANNDTSRLVADVKEALLDEVVGVDVTTTELNELASNLPSIAQALVKLHRSYRNAVESTAALTTENGLGLHGSAAASLPHEEVRDFFYERENYVAELDERAERMAASIPLRRGSVLGSLKDRLWQRYGVEVTSEGIDESAGEQHRYEPATRMLRLAPSLRVGQQAFRMASQIALLEYDDLITELADSWAFSGPAARTLARVGLANYFAGALILPYGPFLAAAEEFRYDIERLCDHFGVGFETACHRLSTLQRPKQRGVPFSFVRVDRAGNMSKRQSAAGFHFSRVGGACPLWNIYEAFTSPGKILTQIAALPDGKRYFWVARTVSRNIGGYGSPGKTFTVGLGCELRHAGRLIYSMGLDLDEPAAATPIGMGCKVCDRPACSQRAFPAIGKPLTVDENTSTFVPYPAVPKT; this is encoded by the coding sequence ATGGACAAAACTTTCGCCGGAGCGCGGCTACGGCATCTGCGCGAGAGCCGGTCGATGAGCCAGGCCGACCTGGCCCGTGTGCTCGAGATCTCACCTAGTTACCTCAACCAGATCGAGCACAATTCGCGCCCGCTGACCGTGCCGGTGCTGCTGCGGATCACGCAGGCGTTCGGCGTCGACACGGAGTTCTTCGCCAACAACGACACGTCTCGGCTCGTCGCCGACGTGAAGGAAGCGCTGCTGGACGAGGTCGTGGGCGTCGACGTGACCACGACCGAACTGAACGAGCTGGCCAGCAACCTGCCGTCGATCGCGCAAGCGCTGGTGAAGCTGCACCGCAGCTACCGCAACGCGGTCGAAAGCACCGCCGCGCTGACCACGGAAAACGGTCTGGGCCTGCACGGCAGCGCGGCCGCGTCGCTGCCGCACGAAGAGGTCCGCGACTTCTTCTACGAGCGGGAGAACTACGTCGCCGAGTTGGACGAACGCGCCGAGCGGATGGCCGCGTCGATCCCGCTTCGCCGCGGTTCGGTGCTCGGGTCGTTGAAGGACCGGTTGTGGCAGCGCTATGGCGTCGAGGTGACCAGCGAGGGCATCGACGAATCCGCCGGCGAGCAGCACCGGTACGAGCCGGCGACGCGAATGCTGCGGCTGGCCCCGAGCTTGCGGGTCGGGCAACAGGCGTTCCGGATGGCATCGCAGATCGCGTTGCTCGAGTACGACGACCTGATCACCGAACTCGCCGATTCGTGGGCGTTTTCCGGCCCGGCGGCGCGGACGCTCGCCCGGGTCGGCCTGGCGAACTACTTCGCCGGCGCGCTGATCCTGCCGTACGGACCGTTCCTGGCCGCGGCGGAGGAGTTCCGGTACGACATCGAGCGGTTGTGCGACCACTTCGGCGTTGGATTCGAAACCGCATGCCACCGACTGTCGACGCTGCAGCGGCCGAAGCAGCGCGGAGTCCCGTTCTCGTTCGTGCGGGTGGACCGTGCCGGGAACATGTCGAAGCGCCAGTCAGCGGCAGGCTTCCACTTCTCGCGCGTCGGCGGGGCGTGCCCGTTGTGGAACATCTACGAGGCGTTCACGTCGCCAGGCAAGATCCTCACCCAGATCGCGGCGCTCCCGGACGGCAAGCGGTACTTCTGGGTCGCGCGGACCGTTTCGCGCAACATCGGCGGCTACGGCAGCCCAGGCAAGACGTTCACCGTCGGCCTCGGCTGTGAACTGCGGCACGCGGGCCGGCTGATCTACTCGATGGGTCTCGACCTGGACGAACCTGCCGCCGCGACGCCGATCGGCATGGGCTGCAAGGTGTGCGACCGGCCGGCGTGCTCGCAGCGCGCGTTTCCGGCGATCGGCAAACCGCTCACCGTGGACGAAAACACCAGCACCTTCGTCCCGTATCCGGCAGTGCCGAAGACGTGA